In one Rhea pennata isolate bPtePen1 chromosome 17, bPtePen1.pri, whole genome shotgun sequence genomic region, the following are encoded:
- the YPEL1 gene encoding protein yippee-like 1 encodes MVKMTKSKTFQAYLPNCHRTYSCIHCRAHLANHDELISKSFQGSQGRAYLFNSVVNVGCGPAEERVLLTGLHAVADIYCENCKTTLGWKYEHAFESSQKYKEGKFIIELAHMIKDNGWE; translated from the exons ATGGTGAAAATGACAAAGTCAAAAACGTTCCAGGCTTACCTGCCGAACTGTCATCGAACCTACAGCTGTATCCACTGCAGAGCCCATCTAGCCAATCATGATGAATTGATCTCCAAG TCCTTTCAGGGAAGCCAGGGACGAGCCTACCTCTTTAATTCTGT ggtaaATGTGGGCTGTGGtccagcagaggagagagtCCTTCTGACAGGTTTACATGCTGTAGCAGATATCTATTGTGAAAACTGTAAAACCACTCTTGGATGGAAATAT gaaCATGCTTTTGAGAGCAGTCAGAAatataaagaaggaaaatttatCATTGAACTTGCCCACATGATAAAAGACAATGGCTGGGAGTGA